GAAACCAGAACCAACTGGACGGGCAAACAATCCTGTTGATTGTGGCTCTCGCCCTAGTCACCGTGACCCTCGGCACAACCTGGTTGGCCGTCACCTGGGGCTCCCACATCGACAATGTGAACCCGGGTATGACCAGGGACCCGTTCAACCTGTTCTTCGGCCTACTCGGCGGCGAGCTCGTCTGGCCCGAGGCGGGGACGTGGATCCTCCTGGCCACGCTCGCCGTGCTGCTCGTGCTCGGGGTGCTGTTGGCCGTGGGAGTCACGCGGGCACGGCGTCGACGCAGCAACGTCGACGGCGCAGCAACCCACATGGGTAAGGGCCGCGATCTGCGCGCCCTCTCGACAGTCGGAGCGAAAGCGACGGCAGAGCGCCTCGGCGTCACCGACTGGCTCGGCGTGCCGATTGGCATCACCGTCGCCGGCCGGCGGAAGCTCTACGGATCCCCAGAAGACATGCACGTCGACATCTGGGGCCCCCGCACCGGCAAATCCACCAGCCGCGCCATCCCCGCCATCCTTTCCGCCCCCGGCGCCGTCCTGAACACCTCGAACAAACGCGACGTCCTCGACGCCACCCGCGACGTCCGCGCCGCGAACGGTGGCCGCGTGTGGGCTTTCGATCCGCAGCGCATCGCGCTCGAGGAACCCACCTGGTGGTGGAACCCGCTGAGCTACGTCACCGACGACGTGAAAGCCGCCAAACTCGCCGAGCACTTCGCCACCGGCTCCCGCGCCGGAGACGCCCGCGCGGATCCCTATTTCGACAACGCCGGCCAAGACCTCCTCGCCGGGTTCCTCCTCGCAGCCGCCGTCGCCGGCCTACCGATCACCAAAGTGTTCACCTGGACCACCACACCTGGCGACGAAACCCCCGTCGACATCCTCCGCGAACACGGCTACGACCAAATGGCCGACGCCGTCGACGGCCAAGTCAACGGCGAATCCCGCCGCCGCGACAGCGTCTACGGAACCGCCGCACAAATGGCCTCCTGCCTCAAAGTGCGAGCCATCGGCCAATGGGTAACACCCCTCAGCGGCAACACGGCCACGGACACTAGGCCCCAGTTCGACCCCCACGCGTTCGTCCGCAGCACCGACACCCTCTACAGCCTCTCCAAAGAAGGCAAAGGCACCGCCGGCCCCCTCGTCACAGCCCTGACCGCGGCGGTCGTCGAAGCCGCCGAAGAACTGGCCACAACACAGCCCGGCGGGCGCCTGGCCACCCCAATGCTCGGCGTGCTGGATGAGGCAGCGAACGTGTGCCGGTGGCATGGTCTGCCCGACCTGTACTCCCACTACGGCTCCCGTGGGATCGTGCTGATGACGATCCTGCAGTCCTGGTCACAAGGCGTCGAAGTCTGGGGACGCGACGGCATGCGCAAACTCTGGTCCGCATCCAACATCGCCGTATACGGCGGCGGTGTCAAAGAACCCGAATTCCTTGGTGAGCTGTCCCAGATGATCGGCGACTACGACAAGCACACCACCTCAACCAGCGTCGGGCGCGGCAACCGGTCGACCTCGCACCAGGTGCAACGAGAGCGCACCCTCGACATTGCAGACCTCGGCGCGCTGCCCCGCGGCCGCGCCATCGTGTTCGCCTCCGGAGCCCCCGCCACACTGATCGAAACCGTTCCCTGGATGAAAGGCCCGCACGCCGAAGCAGTCCGCGCTTCAATCGCCGCGCACGACCCGGCGAACCGTGCGATCCCCGCAGGCCCTGTCCTGAACACGTCGACCCGACCGGAGAAGGCGCTGTGAGCGAGTTCGACGACTTCCGGGACGACGACACCGAGTCCGAGCCGGCCGAAAAGGAACCCGAGCTGTTCTACGGCTCCACTGACGAGTTCGTGCGTGAACGCCTGATCCATATTTATGCGCGCCGTGTCGGCGGCGGCAACGCCAGCTTCCGATGGGCGGCCGACTGGTGGAACTACTCCGAAGCCATCGCCCGCCTCGAGGCGCTATGGCGCGCCTGGGAACACCTCCGCCTCGACGGCGCAATAGGATCCAGCGCCTGGTGGATTGAGCATGCCGACCACCACATGCCCATCCTCCTCAGTACCGAAGGCCCGTTCGCGAAATCGGAGGACTCTAACCGGGCCGGCGAACCCCTGCCGTACACGGCGCCGCCGGAGGGCCTGTTTCCCGATATGAGGAACCAGATCTGAGGCTCCGCCTGGACGGCTGTTCGGCAGTGGTCGCCAGTAGACTGGGGCCCTCGCCGTAGGGGCGAGATAACGCAGGCTGCCAATAGGAGGCAAAATGAAGAATCTGAGCACCATCGCACAGCGACTCGCCGACGAGATCCGGACCCAGGACTGGAGCGACGCACACAGCCGCGCGGACGGCGCCCGTCACGATCGTTCTCTTGACCGCAAGGGTGGCGAACAGCTCAGCCCGGACGAGTCAGCCCTCGTACGGATGAACGTCATCTGGGTGGTCGGCCAAGCCCTCGCGGAGGACGACCCCAACTTCAACGTCCGCGCATTCGCTGAAGCTGCCGGGGCAACCGACAAATGGCTCTACAACAAGGACGGGCGGCCGAACCGCGGTATCGAAGCAGGCCTTCGCGCGACCGCCGAGTAGACCGCACGCGTTCAGACCTCAATGCGCGCACGCTAACGAGCAGACAGAAGAGGGACCAGGTGCCGCCTGGTCCCTCTCTTCGTTCTCGCGCCGATCACTCAGCGCGACAAGCCCCCCCGGGTGCGTTGCTGAGCTGAGGTGCTTTTCGACTTGCGGATCTTGGCGGCTCCGCCGTGCCGAGCCTCGACGGCTTGACGGGGATGCTGCGCGTTCTCGCCTTCCGCGAGGAGCCGTGCAGCGATTGTCTTCTGATCGATGCCCTTATCTTCGAGGCTGGCCGCGAACCTGTGTCGGCGTTCTGCACTGTCGTATTCCTGGGATCCCTGCTCCCGTTCAGCCGCACCAACCTTGGACTCTGTCCAGTCCGGGTTTCGGCGGATGATGTCGTCGAATTCCTCACTGGTCGTCCCTGCAGGTTCTGCTGCTGCGCTCTGCTCTTCCGATTCTTGGGCCTCGCGGTCGCGTCGGTCGGCCTGGGCAAAGAGCAGTTGGCTCGCGGCGAGTTCTTCGCCCGACCTGGTGCGCTCGGCGGCCGCTTCGGCACGGTCGCGCTCAGCCTGACTGAGGGCCGCAGCGACGGCTGCAGCGTCGGCGCCGGGCGCGTCCACGTCGATGTCGTAGCGCTGTCGCACTTCCTGTTTGATCGTGTCAGCAGCGCCGTGGGCGACGTCGTCGAAGTCGCGCCAGGCGGTGGCGGTTTCGTGGACAGTGGCAATGTCCTGCGGGTTCGCGTTCTCCCACCAGTCCGAGTGCTGAACAGGTGCCAGGCTGGCGCGCATGGCTCCGCGTTCGGCTTCGAATCGTGCCGTGAGCTCGCGTGCTTCCTGCACGCTGTCGGACTCGCGTTGGCGGGCGAGTTGCTCGCGGAGCCGGGCGATGCGTTCCCCGAACTGAGACGCGACAGTCAGTGCCACGCGCAAGGAGTCGTCGAAGGTTTCGCCGACTCCGTCTGTTTCCTCGGCCATGATGCTGCTCCTTCTACTCGCGTCCGCGACCGTCCCGCTCACGCGGCGTCGACGGGGTCTTCGGCTTGTGGGGGGTCAAAATTGTCGGGATCGGCGAGCCAGCTCGGGGGGAGGCAAGCCCCTCGGTGGCACGCCGCATGACGTCCGGTACATCCGCTGTGCGCGTGCCGGCGTTCGGTGCGCCCGTGGTCGGCACCGGGGGAAGGCGGTCGCTCATCGCGGCGAACTGCGTGCGCATCATCGCCGCCACCTGCTCCGCCCGGCGGGCATCGCCCAACGCAGTGTGCATGTCCAGGATCGCCACCGACACCCGGCCGAGCTGGCGCAGCATGATCGCCTGCGCCATCGTGTCCTGACCGCCGGCCACCGCGGCAGCCTGCATCAAGATCATCGCCGCGTTCGCCCCCGAACCCAACTGCACAGGCTTGGGCCGGGACTGGTGTGCCCGCAGATGCGCTGACCGTGCCAGCTCACGAGACGTCTGGGCGAGGGGCCCGGGCGTTGCCTCAACGCGCTGCGACCAGGCAGCGAACACCCCGGACGTTTCACGGGCGACGTGCGCCCACGTGGCCCGGTCCGACACCGGGACGTCCCGCAGCTGCTTGCGGAGCTGCCCGATCTCGTCGCTGTACTGCTTCCACATCTCCGGCGACGGCGTCGTCTCTTCCCGGCCCGGTGCCACCGGCCGGTACTGCCACGGGTTCTTCGCCGTGGCACGCCACTCATCAACAGCGCCCTGTGCCGACTCCGGGCTGTCCGGCCACCCCTCGCGCAGGCGCGGCAACGTTAGATCACGGGCCAGTCTCCCGCCGCCGTACCAAATCGGTTTCTCCCCAGCCTGCGGCCGTACGGCAACGGAGTAGCCGGCAACGACATCGTCACGGCCCGCGGCGAAGCGCGGGCGGATGAGCACGCCGCCACGGCGGAGGCGGCGCACGAACTCGCCCTCCTCCACCGACGCGGTCGCTGCAGCTCGGACCGTGCGCTCCATCTTGTGCGCGTCGATCTCGACCCGGTTCGTGCGGGTCGCGCGCTCGCGTTCGGCCGGCTTCACACCGCGCTCGCCCAGACCCTGGCCGCGGCTCTCCAACTGCTCCAGACCGTACTCACGCTCCAGGTCCCGGCACACGTCCTGAGCCCTCTTGAAGTCGTTGTGAGTGCTCGCCTTGGTGCCATCCTCACGGACCAACGACACCGCCAGGTGCACGTGATCGTTCCCGTTCGTGGACAGCCCATGCCGCACCGCCACCCACCGGCACGCGGCCTTGCCGCTGGCCTCGGTGAAGCCCATCCGGTCGGCGAAGTCCTGCGCGATCGCGCCCCACTTCTCATCCGACAACTGGCCCTCTTCAGCGCGCAGCGACAACGAGCAATGCCACACGTCACCGGCGACCCGCTTACTCGTCACCGCACCCGTGGCAGGATCTGAATCCTTCACCGTGCGCAGCACCTCAACCTCAAACGCGCGACGCGGCGCATCCAAGCTCTTCGCGATCGCCAACGCCGTATCACGGTCCAAAACGCTGTACCCGTGCTGAGCCATGATCGCCGCATCCCCGGCAACCAGGTGCTGTTCCTCATGCTCGTTAGACCGGCCCTCACCCGCCAGGTACACCAGGAGTCCGCCCATCTGACCGCCCCGGCTGATGTTCGGCATCATGAGTCAGCCAACCTGTCGATGACGTCCTCAACCTTGACCGACAACGCACGGTACTCAGCAACCACCGCGGCCGCGTCGGCCGGGAACTGGCCCTCGGTGTTGGCGTACTTCGCGAGCTGGTTGACGTTGTTCGACACCGTCGCCATCAGCCGGGTCAGCGTGAAGATCTCCGCAATGGCTTTCTTACGATCCGTGTTCGTCTCGATGTTCGCATTCATCGCCGACTCAAACAAAAACCGGGGAACCGTGACATCAGCAACGACCGCACGGGCCCGCAACTGAGCATCTTCCTCAGCCGTCACGTAGACCCGGTAGCTCTTGTCCCGCCCGCCCTCGACATTGGCTCGACGCTGACGACCAAACAAGCGCCGCTCGCTCTTATCCGTCATCATCTCGCCTCCCCCTAGGCCCAGCGCAGCGACCCCGAAAACCTCGGGGACATACGACAAGTATGCCAATTCGAACGCCCGCCGTCCAGAATTCAAGCCAGTTACCACCGGTAAATGTATAGCTTGCTCCAGATCGGCACCGCCGGAATGGCTCACGCTCTCCGTAGGCGCAGCCTCGAGCCGGAACGACACTTGAGGCTCGGCATCGGCCGGGTCTGCCTGTTAATCTGAGGGCATGAACGACTCATACACGACCCCAGACGAAGCCGCCGCACGAGCCCGCGCCATCCTCGAAACCGACGTCGAGACCCGCGTTGAAGCCGTCCGCGTCGCAGCCAACGCCGCCCTCGGCTACGACGCCGCTGAAGCCCGCCTCAAAGAGGCCGCAGCCGCATACGAACGCTCCTGGAACGCCGCCCGCACCGCCGGGTGGACCGAACGCGACCTCCGCGCCGCCGGCGTCCGAGCGCCCAACCAGAGCACACCGCGGACCCGCAAGCCACGCACCACGACTGCCGCATCGACGCCCAAAACTGAGGGGTAGCCTTCGGCTCTGAACTGATCAAAGAAGCCTCGTCGACCACTGGTCGACGAGGCTTCTTTGCGACAACTCCGTTGCCTTTTGCGATCTGATCGTACGCACCATTCCTCTCTGCGCAAGGGCTTTCGCGGCATATCCTCGCTGCGCTGCGGTATTCCACGGTCCCTTGCACATTCACCCCTGGCGCTGTCTCAAGGTCTTCGCCAAAAGGCAATGGGAGATATGAAAAGAGGACCCACCGATGCCAGCACCACTCACGGTCTACACACTGCCGAACTGCATCCAATGCACCCTGACCAAACACGCTCTCGATGAAGCCGGCCTAGCCTACGAGACCGTCGACCTCACGCACGACCAGGCCGCCGTCGACCTGGTCGCACAACTCGGCTACCGATCCGCACCCGTCGTGACCGTCGGCGCCGACCACTGGACAGGATTCAGACCGGACAAGATCAACGCCATCGCCGCAGCGCGCGCCGCCAACACGCCGGTGCTGAAGGAGGAGAACGAGTGATCAAGCCGCTGCCCGTCTCGCCTCTCATGACGCCGGGCGAAGTATGCACAGCACTGCGCATCGACGCCGACACCCTCGACCAGTTGCGCACCACCGACAAGCTCAAAACGTTTGCCATCGACGCAGACCTCATCCGCTTCGACCGCCGCTCCGTGCTGGCCTTTACCCTCGGTCAGCCTGGCAGATGACACACCAGGCCTGGGATGACCGCCAACCAATTGGCCAACAAGCTGTTGGCCAATTACCTGGTACCGGATGCCTTCAAAGATGCCTGTCGGTTGTTCAGCTGTACGGCGCTGCGCGTGTCACAGGTTCATCGTTTCTCTGATCATTGCTGTGGCCTCATGGAGGCTGTAGCGCTGTTCGAGGATGTCCAAGATGGAGTCCTCATCCAGTTCTGGACCATATCTCCCAGATCTCGCGGCCATCTCTCGGATAGCCCTCAGAGCCAGCTGGGGATTCATTTCGACAGTGTCCCGACAGAACACTCGGGCACTCAGGATCTTGATCTGCGGAGGTATCCGATTACTTGGGAAATCCTTCGCGTTCTCGGTCACGATCGCGCCCGCTTTCGCTAGGACCGCAGCGGCGACCACGTGCTCATCATCGATATCGGGGAGATCAAAAGTGCCCTCCAGCGGCTCCCACCCCTGAGTCTCAGCGTCCGGGAATATGAGACGCATCTGCCGCACCAAGGCGGCCGCTCGCTGTGCTGCTTCACCATCGCTCAGCTCAGGTCCGCGCTCAATAAGCTTCGCAGCCTCGTTACGCTCGACCTCGTCCAAGACCGCGCTACTCCACGCAGGCGTATACGCCTGCTCAATTGCGAGGGAAAGCAGGAAGTCCCGAAGCGTGCTGGGCCACAGGACGCAGCTATCTAAGAGGGCAGTAAACACTCGCCTAGTCTGTCAGTGCCCCAGCCCTCGCCCGACGCTGAGCGCCCAAGGCACGCCGAGTCTGGCGCGCCCGATCCAAGATCTCCTCAACAGGAGTCTCGTCATCAAGAGTCGACCGCATCTCCTCGAGCGCGTCATATTGCTCTTGACGACGTCGATCGCGAAAAGCCATCACATCAACGAGGAGCACTCTTCGATGAGTGCCAACTCGCTCAAACGGAAGCTTCTGCTCATCAAGCAGCTTCACAAGCGTGGGCCTACTGATCCCAAGGAGATCCGCCGCCTGCTGAGTTGTGAGCGTCTTCGACTGCGGCACAATACTCACCGCAAGCCCCCGCTGCATGGAGTCAATTACCTGCAGGAGCACCCTATGAATCTCTTCTGGGATCTCGACCTGGTCACCCGTTGCGGCGCCGGCGAGAAAGTAACGCGGGATAGGGGCCTCTCGACCGGCAGCCTCGTGCGCCGCGAGAAAATCGTGCACCCGGGCGACACCAGCCAGGTCGTCGCCTACGTATGTCTGTTGGCTCAATGCCACCGCGTTGCTCATAATTACTCCCTATTCGCAAGAAACGTAACACACTTGCGTATATTTTGACTGATAGTGATCGCTGGCCCGGGCCAAATCTGGAAATAGTGCAGGCTCCTGGAGTCCGCTACTTGCCGGGAGGCATACATATGCTGAGTTCACGCACCAACGAGCCTTCGAGGGAACCCCATGAACGTCCAGAACCCGACAGAACATGCCGCGTGGGAGTCTCGAGTCAGCCGCATGGCCGACGCCGCAACATTGTGGAAGCAAATGTTCCAAGGCGCACCACCGACTGTTGAGACAGGAAGTGCCCTTGACGAAGACGATGCATCTTTTCAGGGTCTCAGCCTTTCTACTCTCGTCGGGTACAGCCTGGCCGCGGCGACAGAGCATCTGGACTTCGCGCTCACCGTCATGAAGGAGACCAGCACCTTGTACCCCACGGCGTACATGACGGTGCTGCGCACGTCGCTTCTTGCGGGATCTCACGCCGCATGGATTCTTACCCCAAACGATGGCGCGACACGACAGTTGCGTGGGCTCCAGTTTCTTGCTGACGACTTGCGAACTCAACTGGTCATGGTGCGCGGCGCCTTTGCACCGGCAGGTGCAGCGCAGTCAGCAAAGAACGAATTGATCGCGCAGATCATGGATCGTCAGCGACAACTCCACCCCATCGCGGATGCCCTGAATTCGGGGCTGCAGGTGGAGAAGTGCCAGATTAACAACACGGGCATCATCGAGATCGTCGCACAGGCCGCGCATGACGAGGACTTAGCCCGGGGCGGCGTGAACCATATCTGGCGTAGCGCCAGCGCCGCAGCTCACGGCTCTCGCGGGTTCGCGACGATGCGCCTCAAGCAGAACGCCATCGTCGAAGGCCCGACGGGTGGCAGATACTCTCTCCTGCGTGGCGACCTTGTCAACGACATTGGTCCCGCCGCCGCATCCGCCACCCTTGCTCTCAGCTACGCCTTCAAGATCTTCGATCAGAGGCGGCTTGTAGCTACATAGCCCGCTGAACATGGTGCGAATCAAGGAAACGAGGCACATTCGAAGGCCAGATCTGTGACTTTTGGCGCTTTATGGCGGCGTTCTGTGATCGCTATTTGTCGCACCCACCTGGTTGCCGGCGCTGGCTCAGAGCTGGTTGTCAGCGTCCGCATCCCATGGGTTTAGAGACAGATAGGTAACGAGACATCGGAACATTCAGGGAGTTCCACTTAGTTGGCCGCCAGACCATCACCAGCTATCTACAGACACGGTGAGTGCAGGCTATTCAGACCCGTCCGCGGGTACAGATCGGGATCGCCGAGCGTCTGAGAGGTGCTCTCGCGACGAGGACGCGGGCGGAAGGGATTAGGAGGTGAGGGCGCTCTCGAGCTGCTCTGCCGACAGCGCGTACTCGATGGCCATGATGCTGGCGCCGACCACGCCGGCTTCCCCGCCCGTCTTCGACTGCACGATCGTGAGGTTCTGCGTGGCCAATGGCATCGATCGTGAGTAGACGACTTCACGGATGCCGGCGAGCAGGTGCTCGCCGGTCTGCGCGAGAAGCCCGCCGATGACGATGACTGACGGATTGATGATGCTCACGCACATGTTGAGCACTTCGCCGATGTCGCGCCCGGCCTGCCGCACGGCCCCGATCGCGGTCAGGTTTCCCGCTTGCACCAGGGCAACGATGTCTTCGGTCGAGTCGGCCTCGACTCCCTTTGTGCGGATTGCGCTGGCAATTGCTGGGGCGCCTGCAATGGCCTCGAGGCATCCGATGTTGCCGCAGCGGCAGGCGATTCCTGCCGCGCGGCTGACGGCGATGTGTCCGATGTCACCGGCAGCACCTTGGGCGCCGCGTTGCAGCTTGCCGCCTCCGATGATCCCCGAACCGATGCCGGTCGCCGCCTTGATGAAGATCATGTTGTCCGACGCGTCGGTTCTCACCGCTCGTTCACCGAGCGCCATGATGTTGACGTCGTTGTCGACGAGTACGGGCACTTGGAAGGTCTTCCGGATCTCCGCGGGCACGTCGAAGCCGTTCCAGCCGGGCATGATCGGCGGGTTCGACGGTTTGCCGGTCTCGTGCGCGACCGGGCCCGGCAGGCCGACACCGATGGCGACGAGCTCGGACGGCGACCTGCCGGCGGACTCGAGAAGATCCGTCAGGGTGTGTGTGAGGCAGTCGAGGGCGGCGATGGGCCCTCGGGAGATCTCGAGTCTCTCAGTCTTCTCGGCCAGGATGCGGCCGGAGAGGTCGGCTATCGCCATCGTCGCGTGGGTCGCACCGAGGTCGGCTGCGCCCACCACTCTGGCGCGCGGATTGATGGCGACGCGTGCGGAAGGGCGCCCACCCGTGGAGACGGCATCTTTCACCGGTTGGACGATTCCGAGTTCGATCAGGGCGTCTACACGACTGCCGATCGTCGAACGCGAGAGGCCGGTCTCCATCGCCAGCTCCGCTCGTGTACGAGGCTGGCCGTCTCTCAGCAATTGAAACAGCTCACTGATGCCGAGGCTCGTTGCTCCTGCCATTCCCACTCTTCCTGGTGTGCTGATGCGACACCCCCGTCGCACCTCGATCCTAAGCGCAATCATTACCGATCTTTTTACAAATATTGACAAAAGTTGCGTAGATGTTGTCAGATAGACACATGACAACGAACGTCAACCTTCTTTCCGCAGAGCCGCTGGGTGTGGCTTTCGTCGGCGGCGGTTTCATGGCAGCGGTGCACAGCCGGGCTTCACGAGCTACTGGAGCCCGCTTCCTCGGCGTCGCCTCCTCCACCGTTCGAAGCGCGGAGAATGCCTCCGAGCGCCTCGGTCTGGGCCCGGCCTTTGCTTCGGTGGAGGAACTGTTCGCCGATCCAGCCGTCGATGTGGTGCACATCTGCACGCCGAACGCCACCCACTTCGCCTTCGCCCAAGCCGCCCTCCGTGCTGGCAAGCACGTCATCTGCGAAAAGCCTCTGGCCACCAGCGCGGCCGATGCCGATGAGCTCGTTGCTCTTGCCGCCGACACAGGGTTGACGGCCGTCGTGCCCTTCGCCTACCGATTCCACCCGATGGTGCGAGAGGCACGAGCTCGCGTACGCAGAGGTCTCGCCGGCCGGGTGCTCTCGGTGCAGGGCACCTACCTGCAGGACTGGCTGCTCTCCAAGGACGACGATGACTGGAGAGTCGATTCGCAGATCGGCGGCCCGTCGAGGGCATTCGCCGACATCGGATCGCATCTGTGCGACCTCATCGAATTCATCGTCGACGACCGGATGCAGCGGGTGACCGCAGTGAACAAGACGGTCTTTCCGCGACGAGGACTGACCGCGAAGGTTGCCACAGAAGACATCGTCTGCGTATTGTTCGAGACACAGGGCGGAATCGTAGGCACGCTCACCATCAGCCAGGTTGCCCCCGGGCGCAAGAACAGGCTGGCTCTCGAAATCGGGGCATCGATCGAGAGCCTTGTCTTCGACCAAGAGAACCCCGAAAATCTGTGGATCGGCCGCCGTAAGGGGTCAGAGCTCTTGGTGCGCGACCCCGAACAATTGGACCCGGATGCCGCTCGTCTCTCTGTGGTACCGGCTGGACATCCCCAGGGCTATCAGGATGCGTTCAACGCTCTCGTCTTCGACGCGTATTCAGCAGTTCGTGGCGCTGAACCCGACGGGCTGCCGGTCTTTGCTGACGGTCGCAGGTCGGCCGTGCTGACAGAG
This window of the Cryobacterium arcticum genome carries:
- a CDS encoding type IV secretory system conjugative DNA transfer family protein; the protein is MSASNRRNQNQLDGQTILLIVALALVTVTLGTTWLAVTWGSHIDNVNPGMTRDPFNLFFGLLGGELVWPEAGTWILLATLAVLLVLGVLLAVGVTRARRRRSNVDGAATHMGKGRDLRALSTVGAKATAERLGVTDWLGVPIGITVAGRRKLYGSPEDMHVDIWGPRTGKSTSRAIPAILSAPGAVLNTSNKRDVLDATRDVRAANGGRVWAFDPQRIALEEPTWWWNPLSYVTDDVKAAKLAEHFATGSRAGDARADPYFDNAGQDLLAGFLLAAAVAGLPITKVFTWTTTPGDETPVDILREHGYDQMADAVDGQVNGESRRRDSVYGTAAQMASCLKVRAIGQWVTPLSGNTATDTRPQFDPHAFVRSTDTLYSLSKEGKGTAGPLVTALTAAVVEAAEELATTQPGGRLATPMLGVLDEAANVCRWHGLPDLYSHYGSRGIVLMTILQSWSQGVEVWGRDGMRKLWSASNIAVYGGGVKEPEFLGELSQMIGDYDKHTTSTSVGRGNRSTSHQVQRERTLDIADLGALPRGRAIVFASGAPATLIETVPWMKGPHAEAVRASIAAHDPANRAIPAGPVLNTSTRPEKAL
- a CDS encoding DUF4913 domain-containing protein, which gives rise to MSEFDDFRDDDTESEPAEKEPELFYGSTDEFVRERLIHIYARRVGGGNASFRWAADWWNYSEAIARLEALWRAWEHLRLDGAIGSSAWWIEHADHHMPILLSTEGPFAKSEDSNRAGEPLPYTAPPEGLFPDMRNQI
- a CDS encoding relaxase/mobilization nuclease domain-containing protein, producing MMPNISRGGQMGGLLVYLAGEGRSNEHEEQHLVAGDAAIMAQHGYSVLDRDTALAIAKSLDAPRRAFEVEVLRTVKDSDPATGAVTSKRVAGDVWHCSLSLRAEEGQLSDEKWGAIAQDFADRMGFTEASGKAACRWVAVRHGLSTNGNDHVHLAVSLVREDGTKASTHNDFKRAQDVCRDLEREYGLEQLESRGQGLGERGVKPAERERATRTNRVEIDAHKMERTVRAAATASVEEGEFVRRLRRGGVLIRPRFAAGRDDVVAGYSVAVRPQAGEKPIWYGGGRLARDLTLPRLREGWPDSPESAQGAVDEWRATAKNPWQYRPVAPGREETTPSPEMWKQYSDEIGQLRKQLRDVPVSDRATWAHVARETSGVFAAWSQRVEATPGPLAQTSRELARSAHLRAHQSRPKPVQLGSGANAAMILMQAAAVAGGQDTMAQAIMLRQLGRVSVAILDMHTALGDARRAEQVAAMMRTQFAAMSDRLPPVPTTGAPNAGTRTADVPDVMRRATEGLASPRAGSPIPTILTPHKPKTPSTPRERDGRGRE
- a CDS encoding MobC family plasmid mobilization relaxosome protein, which translates into the protein MMTDKSERRLFGRQRRANVEGGRDKSYRVYVTAEEDAQLRARAVVADVTVPRFLFESAMNANIETNTDRKKAIAEIFTLTRLMATVSNNVNQLAKYANTEGQFPADAAAVVAEYRALSVKVEDVIDRLADS
- a CDS encoding glutaredoxin family protein gives rise to the protein MPAPLTVYTLPNCIQCTLTKHALDEAGLAYETVDLTHDQAAVDLVAQLGYRSAPVVTVGADHWTGFRPDKINAIAAARAANTPVLKEENE
- a CDS encoding PIN domain-containing protein, producing MFTALLDSCVLWPSTLRDFLLSLAIEQAYTPAWSSAVLDEVERNEAAKLIERGPELSDGEAAQRAAALVRQMRLIFPDAETQGWEPLEGTFDLPDIDDEHVVAAAVLAKAGAIVTENAKDFPSNRIPPQIKILSARVFCRDTVEMNPQLALRAIREMAARSGRYGPELDEDSILDILEQRYSLHEATAMIRETMNL
- a CDS encoding excisionase family DNA-binding protein, encoding MSNAVALSQQTYVGDDLAGVARVHDFLAAHEAAGREAPIPRYFLAGAATGDQVEIPEEIHRVLLQVIDSMQRGLAVSIVPQSKTLTTQQAADLLGISRPTLVKLLDEQKLPFERVGTHRRVLLVDVMAFRDRRRQEQYDALEEMRSTLDDETPVEEILDRARQTRRALGAQRRARAGALTD
- a CDS encoding ROK family transcriptional regulator, whose product is MAGATSLGISELFQLLRDGQPRTRAELAMETGLSRSTIGSRVDALIELGIVQPVKDAVSTGGRPSARVAINPRARVVGAADLGATHATMAIADLSGRILAEKTERLEISRGPIAALDCLTHTLTDLLESAGRSPSELVAIGVGLPGPVAHETGKPSNPPIMPGWNGFDVPAEIRKTFQVPVLVDNDVNIMALGERAVRTDASDNMIFIKAATGIGSGIIGGGKLQRGAQGAAGDIGHIAVSRAAGIACRCGNIGCLEAIAGAPAIASAIRTKGVEADSTEDIVALVQAGNLTAIGAVRQAGRDIGEVLNMCVSIINPSVIVIGGLLAQTGEHLLAGIREVVYSRSMPLATQNLTIVQSKTGGEAGVVGASIMAIEYALSAEQLESALTS
- a CDS encoding Gfo/Idh/MocA family protein gives rise to the protein MTTNVNLLSAEPLGVAFVGGGFMAAVHSRASRATGARFLGVASSTVRSAENASERLGLGPAFASVEELFADPAVDVVHICTPNATHFAFAQAALRAGKHVICEKPLATSAADADELVALAADTGLTAVVPFAYRFHPMVREARARVRRGLAGRVLSVQGTYLQDWLLSKDDDDWRVDSQIGGPSRAFADIGSHLCDLIEFIVDDRMQRVTAVNKTVFPRRGLTAKVATEDIVCVLFETQGGIVGTLTISQVAPGRKNRLALEIGASIESLVFDQENPENLWIGRRKGSELLVRDPEQLDPDAARLSVVPAGHPQGYQDAFNALVFDAYSAVRGAEPDGLPVFADGRRSAVLTEAILESHRLKTWVDVSADLSRPPTEDAASLRPDDVVKTPHSSLHSVPNPPQKGSAHAEHH